The Nocardioides humi genome includes a region encoding these proteins:
- a CDS encoding CDP-glycerol glycerophosphotransferase family protein produces MVPRRRVIVIHGYPATEANAVEMARALAHRYTGRIVWLDGPERAYLSAIDIPVERIEVVGRNTIRGILSYVVAEVTFFTHGLYGTPPAVGRKPTVNLWHGEAIKNFDPLLPDRHARGRPYDYHVGATRLLGQRSVQVAGTPPPQLLLTGYPRIAALRRDCTDGQLEALGIDVSRPFVIWMPTFRQTKSVSSSPGFQDTLNPSVDLELARLFSNWVSLLVGSGIQVVVKPHPLDSSARDAQGAVLLDDHLLTAAGVQLYSVLGRADGLITDFSSVATDFLHLDRPVAYFFPDLESYLGGRGVYPHDALEHLAGPQLHDEPSVRAFIDDVLSAGEASREKRAAARDWFGLVSAESSAERLLDELDARIPSLRTLVSRRDPQAPAGLEGPT; encoded by the coding sequence ATGGTTCCGAGGCGACGGGTGATTGTGATCCACGGATATCCCGCAACGGAGGCTAACGCAGTAGAGATGGCACGTGCGCTGGCTCACCGATACACCGGTCGGATCGTCTGGCTCGATGGACCCGAAAGAGCCTATCTCAGTGCTATAGATATCCCAGTTGAGAGGATAGAGGTCGTCGGCCGGAACACGATCCGCGGAATCTTGTCGTACGTGGTCGCAGAGGTTACCTTCTTTACTCACGGTCTGTACGGCACGCCACCCGCCGTGGGGCGCAAGCCGACGGTCAATTTATGGCACGGTGAAGCGATTAAGAACTTCGACCCGCTACTTCCTGACCGTCACGCACGCGGGCGCCCCTACGACTATCACGTAGGCGCTACTCGACTCCTTGGACAACGATCGGTTCAGGTGGCCGGAACGCCACCGCCTCAGTTGCTGCTGACTGGATATCCGCGGATCGCCGCCCTCCGGCGTGACTGTACGGACGGCCAACTCGAAGCATTGGGCATCGATGTGTCTCGGCCTTTCGTCATCTGGATGCCAACTTTTCGACAGACGAAATCTGTGAGTTCGTCGCCTGGGTTCCAGGACACGCTGAACCCGTCCGTGGATCTGGAACTTGCCAGGCTGTTCTCGAACTGGGTGAGCCTGCTCGTAGGTTCGGGAATCCAAGTGGTCGTCAAACCTCATCCCCTCGACAGCAGCGCGCGTGACGCGCAGGGGGCTGTCCTACTTGACGACCACCTTCTCACGGCGGCGGGCGTACAACTGTATTCGGTGCTCGGTCGTGCCGACGGCCTGATTACCGACTTCTCTAGCGTCGCGACCGACTTCCTTCACCTTGACCGACCCGTGGCCTACTTCTTCCCCGATCTGGAGAGCTACCTTGGAGGTCGTGGCGTGTATCCCCACGACGCCTTAGAGCACCTTGCCGGCCCCCAGTTGCATGATGAGCCGTCGGTCAGGGCGTTCATCGACGATGTCTTGTCCGCTGGGGAGGCGTCACGTGAGAAACGTGCGGCAGCTCGTGATTGGTTCGGGCTAGTCTCGGCCGAAAGCAGCGCAGAGCGGCTCCTGGATGAGTTGGATGCTCGGATCCCAAGTCTGCGAACATTGGTCAGTCGGCGAGACCCCCAAGCTCCCGCCGGGCTAGAAGGCCCGACGTGA
- a CDS encoding class I SAM-dependent methyltransferase — protein sequence MRVENLEDDAQWVPRDPSVFTTDLQRKIVSTPGMISLRRAMYLYMLTYGQGIEGDVVELGSWQGRSTIAFAQACEDADNGVVHAVDWFEGNPGFEGNYGLDKAGAKGLEQGFRENIDKAGLEHRVVLHAKGTDEAAPEIAAQVERLRLMYIDADHTYEAVSRELAQYADMVVPGGLISFDDYGPMFGGVVEAIHEHLAAHPNRYAKPVQDRNFLMVRRRN from the coding sequence ATGAGGGTCGAGAATCTCGAAGACGACGCCCAGTGGGTGCCCCGGGACCCGTCCGTCTTCACAACCGATCTGCAACGCAAGATTGTTTCCACCCCAGGGATGATTTCGCTGCGTAGAGCGATGTACCTCTACATGCTGACCTACGGCCAAGGCATCGAGGGTGACGTCGTTGAGCTCGGGTCCTGGCAGGGCCGCTCAACTATCGCTTTCGCCCAGGCTTGTGAAGATGCCGACAACGGAGTCGTACACGCAGTCGATTGGTTCGAGGGCAATCCTGGCTTTGAGGGCAACTATGGGCTCGACAAGGCCGGGGCAAAGGGGTTGGAGCAGGGGTTCCGCGAGAACATCGACAAGGCGGGCCTGGAGCATCGGGTGGTGTTGCACGCAAAGGGAACGGATGAGGCCGCGCCGGAGATCGCGGCCCAGGTAGAGAGACTGCGTTTGATGTACATCGACGCGGACCACACCTATGAAGCGGTCTCTCGTGAGTTGGCGCAGTACGCGGACATGGTTGTGCCTGGCGGGCTGATCTCCTTCGATGATTATGGGCCAATGTTCGGTGGAGTGGTCGAGGCGATCCACGAGCACTTGGCGGCGCATCCGAATCGGTACGCTAAGCCGGTTCAGGACCGCAACTTCCTGATGGTTCGGCGCCGAAACTAG
- a CDS encoding sulfate adenylyltransferase subunit 1 — translation MAGTNTGYGMDLLRFATAGSVDDGKSTLIGRLLLDSKSIFEDQLEAVEATSEAKGYDYTDLALLTDGLRSEREQGITIDVAYRYFATPNRKFIIADTPGHVQYTRNMVTGASTADLGLVLVDARQGLTEQSRRHAVILSLLRVPHLVLAVNKMDLVDYDEVVYEKIYAEFTQFATKLNVPDLEVIPISALQGDNVVTRSENMAWYSGPTLMHHLEHVHVASDRDLIDARFPVQYVIRPKSDEFHDYRGYAGQIAGGVLKPGDEVVVLPSGMTSKIAKIDHFDTEIPEAFPPMSVTIHLEDDVDVSRGDMIARVKNAPSPSQDIDAMICWMTTKPLQPRQKLAIKHTTRTGRALVKDIQYRLDVNTLHRDQATNELGVNEIGRVTLRTTVPLLCDPYSKNRTTGSFILIDEATGVTVGAGMING, via the coding sequence ATGGCCGGCACCAACACGGGATATGGCATGGACCTTCTCCGCTTCGCCACGGCCGGCTCGGTCGACGACGGCAAGTCCACCCTCATCGGCCGCCTGCTGCTCGACTCGAAGTCGATCTTCGAGGACCAGCTCGAGGCGGTCGAGGCCACCAGCGAGGCGAAGGGGTACGACTACACCGACCTCGCGCTGCTGACCGACGGCCTGCGCTCCGAGCGCGAGCAGGGCATCACCATCGACGTGGCCTACCGCTACTTCGCGACGCCCAACCGCAAGTTCATCATCGCCGACACCCCCGGGCACGTGCAGTACACCCGGAACATGGTCACCGGCGCCTCCACCGCCGACCTCGGCCTGGTGCTCGTCGACGCCCGCCAGGGCCTCACCGAGCAGTCCCGCCGGCACGCGGTGATCCTCTCCCTGCTCCGTGTCCCGCACCTCGTGCTGGCCGTGAACAAGATGGACCTCGTCGACTACGACGAGGTCGTCTACGAGAAGATCTACGCCGAGTTCACGCAGTTCGCGACCAAGCTGAACGTCCCCGACCTCGAGGTCATCCCGATCTCGGCGCTCCAGGGCGACAACGTCGTGACCCGCTCCGAGAACATGGCGTGGTACTCCGGTCCCACGCTCATGCACCACCTCGAGCACGTCCACGTCGCCTCCGACCGGGACCTCATCGACGCCCGGTTCCCCGTCCAGTACGTCATCCGGCCGAAGTCGGACGAGTTCCACGACTACCGCGGGTACGCCGGCCAGATCGCCGGCGGCGTCCTCAAGCCGGGCGACGAGGTCGTCGTACTCCCCTCCGGCATGACGTCGAAGATCGCCAAGATCGACCACTTCGACACCGAGATCCCCGAGGCCTTCCCGCCGATGAGCGTGACGATCCACCTCGAGGACGACGTCGACGTCTCGCGCGGCGACATGATCGCCCGGGTCAAGAACGCCCCCTCGCCCAGCCAGGACATCGACGCGATGATCTGCTGGATGACCACCAAGCCGCTCCAGCCCCGGCAGAAGCTCGCGATCAAGCACACCACCCGCACCGGCCGCGCGCTGGTCAAGGACATCCAGTACCGCCTCGACGTCAACACCCTGCACCGCGACCAGGCCACCAACGAGCTCGGCGTCAACGAGATCGGCCGCGTCACGCTGCGCACCACGGTGCCGCTGCTGTGCGACCCGTACTCCAAGAACCGCACCACCGGCTCGTTCATCCTCATCGACGAGGCCACCGGCGTGACCGTCGGCGCGGGCATGATCAACGGCTGA
- the cysD gene encoding sulfate adenylyltransferase subunit CysD, which produces MAQTHSDYRLSQLDQLEAESIHIFREVAAEFEKPVLMFSGGKDSIVMMRLAEKAFYPAKIPFPVLQVDTGFDFPEVLATRDNWVDRLGVRLIVASVEQAIKDGIVVDDGKTSRNRLQIGTLLNAIEENGFTAAFGGGRRDEEKARAKERVYSHRDEFGQWDPKNQRPELWSLYNGRLHEGEHMRIFPISNWTELDIWDYIGREGIEIPSIYFSHQRRVFQRDGMLLTESEHNPLRDGEVAEERTVRFRTVGDLTLTGCVESTAGTIPEIIEEVAVARVTERGATRGDDRFSEAAMEDRKKEGYF; this is translated from the coding sequence ATGGCACAGACGCACAGCGACTACCGCCTCAGCCAGCTGGACCAGCTGGAGGCGGAGTCGATCCACATCTTCCGCGAGGTCGCGGCCGAGTTCGAGAAGCCGGTCCTGATGTTCTCCGGCGGCAAGGACTCCATCGTGATGATGCGCCTCGCGGAGAAGGCGTTCTACCCGGCGAAGATCCCCTTCCCGGTGCTCCAGGTCGACACCGGCTTCGACTTCCCCGAGGTCCTCGCCACGCGGGACAACTGGGTCGACCGGCTGGGCGTGAGGCTGATCGTGGCGAGCGTCGAGCAGGCCATCAAGGACGGCATCGTCGTCGACGACGGCAAGACCTCCCGCAACCGGCTCCAGATCGGCACCCTGCTCAACGCGATCGAGGAGAACGGCTTCACCGCGGCCTTCGGCGGCGGTCGGCGCGACGAGGAGAAGGCCCGCGCCAAGGAGCGCGTCTACTCCCACCGCGACGAGTTCGGCCAGTGGGACCCGAAGAACCAGCGTCCCGAGCTGTGGAGCCTCTACAACGGCCGGCTCCACGAGGGCGAGCACATGCGGATCTTCCCGATCTCCAACTGGACCGAGCTGGACATCTGGGACTACATCGGCCGCGAGGGCATCGAGATCCCCAGCATCTACTTCTCCCACCAGCGCCGGGTGTTCCAGCGCGACGGCATGCTGCTGACCGAGAGCGAGCACAACCCGCTCCGCGACGGCGAGGTCGCCGAGGAGCGCACCGTGCGGTTCCGCACCGTCGGCGACCTGACCCTGACCGGCTGCGTGGAGTCCACCGCCGGCACCATCCCCGAGATCATCGAGGAGGTCGCGGTCGCCCGGGTCACCGAGCGCGGCGCGACCCGCGGTGACGACCGGTTCTCCGAGGCTGCCATGGAGGACCGCAAGAAGGAGGGCTACTTCTGA
- a CDS encoding DUF4143 domain-containing protein produces the protein MPADLVARLGSRALVPGEVRTDWEVPDYLGLLARDGVAAELDDVVRRARALRRLDPDRMRAVLSALADPPAAELNKARIAAAAGLPVTSLSPYVDLLVRLGVLDLLPGCRAAVAKRAIGRPQAVFADPAVARHLAGDPVSLLGELAGRRRLQPLLRGMVAVELLRQRDTSAVEHRVSYLRERNGLEVDLVVELPDDSLFGIEVRTAAALRPHQFTALHALARRAGGRFRGGWCSTPRPAGTGTGRGCGACRSPPCGSERSPGVAHRAPDRQPRVMSASGAVQRPVAASGA, from the coding sequence GTGCCCGCTGACCTCGTCGCCCGCCTGGGCTCGCGTGCGCTGGTGCCGGGCGAGGTCCGCACCGACTGGGAGGTCCCCGACTACCTCGGCCTCCTGGCCCGCGACGGTGTCGCCGCCGAGCTCGACGACGTCGTACGCCGGGCCCGGGCGCTGCGCCGGCTCGACCCGGACCGAATGCGTGCAGTGCTCTCGGCGCTGGCCGACCCGCCCGCGGCCGAGCTCAACAAGGCCCGGATCGCGGCGGCCGCCGGCCTCCCGGTCACCTCGCTCTCGCCGTACGTCGACCTGCTGGTCCGGCTGGGCGTGCTGGACCTGCTGCCCGGCTGCCGGGCGGCGGTGGCCAAGCGCGCCATCGGCCGCCCGCAGGCGGTGTTCGCCGACCCGGCCGTGGCCCGGCACCTCGCCGGCGACCCGGTGAGCCTGCTGGGCGAGCTCGCCGGCCGGCGCAGGCTGCAGCCCCTCCTGCGGGGGATGGTGGCGGTCGAGCTGCTCCGCCAGCGGGACACCAGCGCGGTGGAGCACCGGGTGAGCTACCTGCGCGAGCGCAACGGCCTGGAGGTCGACCTCGTCGTCGAGCTGCCCGACGACAGCCTGTTCGGGATCGAGGTCCGCACCGCGGCCGCCCTGCGCCCACACCAGTTCACCGCGCTCCACGCGCTGGCCCGCCGGGCCGGCGGCCGGTTCCGGGGCGGGTGGTGCTCAACACCGCGGCCCGCGGGCACCGGTACGGGCCGCGGATGTGGAGCCTGCCGATCGCCGCCGTGTGGGAGTGAGCGGTCTCCAGGGGTCGCCCACCGTGCGCCGGACCGACAACCGCGCGTCATGTCGGCGTCCGGCGCCGTTCAGCGACCGGTCGCAGCCTCGGGAGCATGA
- a CDS encoding sulfite exporter TauE/SafE family protein, with protein MNDLITLTALSIAAAGFFVGIVVGLTGMGGGALMTPALIFLGVGHTSAIVTADLTAAAVYKTGGALTHAREGSPNLRLAGWLILGSVPMAFVGPYLVKALTDDPAQLEKTLKLCIGVALLFAASTYALRLYINLKRVRRGGALPDDNPRIRPVPTLLVGMLGGLLVGVTSVGSGSVIMIALLMLYPGLSAVRLVGTDLVQAVPLVLSAALANIAIHGLEWDLVIPLIVGSVPGTLLGARLAPRVPQSFIRRGIVIVLTMSGVALLFKAGLHPFGEGHETLEAMVVAAIGVAMLVLVPFVWGMLRKRLGLPMFGAPTVAEIESFGSRERRRART; from the coding sequence ATGAACGACCTGATCACGCTGACCGCGCTCTCGATCGCGGCCGCCGGCTTCTTCGTCGGCATCGTCGTCGGCCTGACCGGCATGGGCGGCGGCGCGCTGATGACCCCGGCCCTGATCTTCCTGGGCGTCGGGCACACCTCGGCGATCGTCACCGCCGACCTGACCGCCGCGGCGGTCTACAAGACCGGGGGCGCGCTCACCCACGCCAGGGAGGGCTCACCCAACCTGCGGCTCGCGGGCTGGCTGATCCTCGGCTCGGTGCCGATGGCCTTCGTGGGGCCCTATCTCGTCAAGGCGCTGACCGACGACCCCGCGCAGCTGGAGAAGACCCTCAAGCTGTGCATCGGCGTCGCGCTGCTGTTCGCCGCGTCGACGTACGCGCTGCGCCTCTACATCAACCTCAAGCGGGTACGCCGCGGCGGCGCGCTGCCGGACGACAACCCCCGGATCCGGCCGGTCCCCACGCTGCTGGTCGGCATGCTCGGCGGCCTGCTCGTCGGCGTCACCAGCGTCGGCTCCGGCTCGGTCATCATGATCGCACTGCTCATGCTCTACCCCGGCCTGTCGGCCGTGCGCCTGGTCGGCACCGACCTGGTCCAGGCCGTGCCGCTCGTGCTGAGCGCGGCCCTGGCCAATATCGCCATCCACGGCCTCGAGTGGGACCTGGTCATCCCGCTGATCGTCGGCTCCGTGCCCGGCACCCTGCTCGGCGCCCGGCTCGCCCCGCGGGTGCCGCAGTCGTTCATCCGGCGCGGCATCGTGATCGTGCTGACCATGTCGGGCGTGGCGCTGCTGTTCAAGGCCGGCCTGCACCCGTTCGGCGAGGGCCACGAGACGCTGGAGGCGATGGTCGTCGCCGCGATCGGCGTCGCGATGCTCGTGCTGGTGCCCTTCGTGTGGGGGATGCTCCGCAAGCGGCTCGGGCTGCCGATGTTCGGGGCGCCCACCGTCGCCGAGATCGAGTCCTTCGGCAGCCGCGAGCGCAGGCGCGCCCGGACCTGA